From a single Prosthecobacter algae genomic region:
- a CDS encoding heavy metal translocating P-type ATPase: MSTEHHDESEPKSCGSCEHGHDDTPLPRNALVIASGALLGAGMLLQWLKLGPPLLHTSCYALATLAGGLLVFPAAFKALKKLRLDMNVLMTVAVTGAWLVGEGAEGAAVVFLFALSELLESWSVGRARRAIAALLKLTPQTALVRGADGVAKEVPVAEVTIGSEISVRSGSSIPLDGEVITGASSVNQAPITGESVPVEKKPGDPVFAGTINGEGSLTVRVTKAASDSTLARIIKLVEEAEEQKAPTQRFVDKFATIYTPAVFGVALLVALLPPLLMGGAWSEWTYRALVLLVIACPCALVIATPVSIVSGLTALARRGVLIKGGAHLEAVGKLRALAVDKTGTITQGRPQVTGVIPISDMTEDEVLRRAAAIDAHSEHPLAKAVVAAAQAKGISWSESTQYQSVTGRGATAVIDGHPHFIGNHKMAHELGICSPEIEARLTEIENQGQSLAILGHTPHEGCEGKILGILAIGDTMRPEAANALTLLHDAGLEKVVMLSGDNQRTVDAIARQAGIDEAYGDLMPEQKIEHIKRLMAEHQYVGMIGDGVNDAPALALASVGIAMGAIGSDTAIETADMALMQDDLTRVAEAIGLGRRTLRIIQFNVAFALVVKAIFLILAFTGHTSLWLAILADTGATLLVIMNALRLLGGAKNLK; the protein is encoded by the coding sequence ATGAGCACCGAACACCACGACGAATCTGAACCCAAGTCCTGCGGCTCATGCGAGCACGGGCATGACGACACACCACTGCCGCGCAATGCGCTCGTCATCGCCTCCGGCGCACTGCTGGGAGCCGGGATGCTTTTGCAATGGCTTAAACTCGGGCCACCGCTGCTGCACACGAGCTGCTATGCCCTTGCCACACTCGCGGGTGGCTTGCTCGTCTTCCCCGCTGCGTTCAAGGCATTGAAGAAACTGCGGCTCGATATGAACGTGCTCATGACTGTGGCTGTGACCGGCGCATGGCTCGTGGGTGAAGGCGCAGAAGGGGCCGCCGTGGTGTTTCTCTTCGCCTTGTCCGAACTGCTGGAGTCCTGGAGTGTCGGCAGAGCGCGGCGTGCCATCGCCGCTTTATTAAAACTCACGCCGCAGACCGCGCTCGTGCGCGGAGCTGATGGCGTTGCCAAAGAAGTGCCCGTAGCAGAAGTCACCATCGGCAGCGAAATCAGCGTGCGCAGTGGCAGCAGCATCCCGCTGGATGGAGAGGTCATCACTGGAGCCTCCTCCGTCAATCAAGCGCCCATCACCGGCGAGTCCGTGCCTGTGGAGAAAAAGCCCGGCGACCCCGTTTTTGCAGGCACTATCAATGGTGAAGGCTCGCTCACCGTGCGTGTCACCAAAGCGGCCAGCGACTCCACACTCGCCCGCATCATCAAGCTCGTGGAAGAAGCCGAGGAGCAGAAAGCCCCCACGCAGCGCTTCGTGGACAAGTTCGCCACCATCTACACACCCGCCGTGTTTGGGGTCGCGCTCTTGGTTGCCCTGCTGCCGCCGCTGCTCATGGGCGGCGCGTGGTCGGAGTGGACGTATCGCGCCCTCGTGCTGCTCGTCATCGCCTGCCCCTGTGCGCTCGTCATTGCCACACCTGTCTCGATTGTCTCCGGCCTCACTGCGCTCGCACGACGCGGCGTGCTCATCAAAGGCGGCGCACATCTCGAAGCCGTCGGCAAGCTGCGTGCCCTCGCCGTGGACAAGACCGGCACCATCACGCAAGGCAGGCCGCAAGTCACAGGCGTCATCCCCATCAGTGACATGACCGAAGATGAAGTCCTGCGACGTGCCGCTGCCATCGACGCGCATTCCGAGCACCCGCTGGCAAAGGCCGTCGTCGCTGCCGCACAGGCCAAAGGCATCTCTTGGAGCGAGTCCACACAGTATCAATCCGTCACCGGACGTGGTGCCACTGCCGTCATCGACGGGCACCCGCACTTCATCGGCAATCACAAGATGGCGCATGAACTCGGCATCTGCTCACCCGAGATCGAAGCCCGCCTTACCGAGATCGAAAACCAAGGCCAGTCCCTCGCCATCCTCGGCCACACCCCGCATGAAGGCTGTGAGGGCAAAATACTCGGCATTCTTGCCATCGGCGACACCATGCGCCCCGAAGCCGCCAACGCTCTCACCCTGCTCCATGACGCAGGCCTTGAAAAAGTCGTCATGCTCAGCGGCGACAACCAGCGCACCGTCGATGCCATCGCTCGGCAAGCAGGCATCGACGAAGCTTATGGCGATCTCATGCCCGAGCAGAAGATCGAGCACATCAAGCGCCTCATGGCCGAGCATCAGTACGTCGGCATGATCGGTGATGGCGTGAACGATGCCCCCGCGCTCGCACTCGCCAGTGTCGGCATCGCCATGGGAGCCATCGGCAGCGACACCGCCATCGAGACCGCCGACATGGCCCTCATGCAAGACGACCTCACCCGCGTGGCCGAAGCCATCGGGCTAGGTCGGAGAACGCTGCGCATCATCCAGTTCAACGTCGCCTTCGCCCTCGTCGTGAAAGCCATCTTCCTCATCCTCGCCTTCACCGGCCACACCAGCCTCTGGCTCGCCATCCTCGCCGACACCGGAGCCACACTGCTCGTCATCATGAATGCGCTGAGGTTGTTAGGCGGAGCGAAAAACCTCAAATAG
- a CDS encoding efflux RND transporter periplasmic adaptor subunit: protein MKRPLAHLFLCLSLTGITAAAADAKRAANTVVLDETGVKNLRIETVEVEETDFEATIFSLGRIEAIPSKVAAVSSRIPGRIIELKLTPGDTVKLGDEVAKVESRQPGDPPPVISLKAPLSGLVTHVDARLGDPIDPEKAMLEITDLSEVYAVARVPEHQAGRMKTGTVAHIKVAALPNEKFDGELLRFGTSADKASGTIDAIFRLPNTGGQLRADMRAEFSIVMSKRSNVVSVPRAALQGEGGNRFVYVKDFDLANAFVKTAVTVGEINDRFVEITNGLLPADEVVTRGAYSLSFAGASSVSLKEALDAAHGHEHAADGGELTPEKKAEMEAAKKGGDGHGHGEEEGASPLWKYGCGVLFVLLLLSLFTKKSRPDADEAPAPKPAEKEAA, encoded by the coding sequence ATGAAACGACCCCTGGCTCATTTATTCCTCTGTCTGTCTTTGACCGGCATCACCGCTGCCGCCGCAGATGCCAAACGCGCGGCCAACACCGTCGTGCTGGATGAAACTGGCGTGAAAAACCTCCGCATCGAGACTGTCGAAGTCGAGGAAACCGACTTCGAGGCCACGATCTTCTCGCTGGGCCGCATCGAGGCCATTCCCAGCAAAGTCGCCGCTGTCAGCAGCCGCATTCCTGGCCGCATCATTGAGTTGAAACTTACGCCCGGAGACACGGTGAAGCTGGGCGATGAAGTCGCGAAGGTGGAGAGCCGTCAACCCGGCGATCCACCGCCGGTGATCTCGCTCAAGGCACCGCTCAGCGGACTCGTCACCCATGTGGATGCACGGCTTGGCGACCCCATTGATCCTGAGAAGGCCATGCTGGAAATCACCGACCTGAGTGAGGTCTATGCCGTGGCCCGTGTGCCAGAGCATCAGGCCGGACGCATGAAGACAGGCACCGTGGCGCACATCAAAGTGGCCGCGCTGCCCAATGAAAAGTTCGATGGCGAGCTGCTGCGCTTTGGCACCAGCGCGGACAAGGCCAGTGGCACCATTGACGCCATCTTCCGCCTGCCAAACACCGGCGGCCAGCTCCGCGCCGACATGCGGGCGGAGTTCAGCATCGTCATGAGCAAGCGCAGCAACGTGGTCAGCGTGCCGCGTGCTGCTTTGCAGGGCGAAGGCGGGAACCGTTTCGTCTATGTGAAGGATTTCGATCTGGCGAATGCCTTTGTGAAAACGGCTGTCACCGTCGGTGAGATCAATGACCGCTTTGTCGAGATCACCAACGGCCTGCTGCCTGCGGATGAGGTTGTGACTCGCGGTGCTTACTCACTCTCCTTCGCCGGAGCCAGCAGTGTCTCTCTAAAAGAGGCGCTGGATGCCGCTCACGGCCATGAACACGCTGCTGATGGTGGAGAGCTGACACCGGAGAAGAAAGCCGAGATGGAAGCTGCCAAAAAGGGCGGCGACGGTCATGGACACGGCGAGGAAGAAGGTGCCAGCCCGCTGTGGAAGTATGGCTGCGGTGTCTTGTTCGTGCTCTTGCTGCTTTCGCTCTTCACCAAGAAAAGCCGTCCTGACGCGGACGAAGCCCCCGCCCCGAAACCCGCTGAAAAGGAGGCTGCGTAA
- a CDS encoding efflux RND transporter permease subunit, with product MLNKMIHWALASRALIIGTALILMVMGLKTATELPVEVLPDLTKPTVIILTESPGLAPEEVEMRVTQPIESALMGVAGLTRLRSNSDVALSLVYAEFGWDMDIYKARMLVQERLQGVREQLPEGVQPFMTPVASLMGEILLVGVRSTIKEGEAGYLPPREVRSLADWTVKRRLQSISGIAEILNMGGGVKRIEIQPDPYKMQANGISFDELEEAATEAANTTTGGFINTGPTEIMVRNLAMTVELDDIARTVIKKINDRPISIGDVADVVWGIEPMRGDATVSVAPEKSATYGVIMSITKAPGFDTRKLTEQIKTALDELKPTFPQGVETTLLFQQKDFIDNAIGNLTEAIRDGAIMVTIILFLFLLNFRTTFITLMAMPLSFGITMLVFKWLDISVNSMTLGGLAVAIGMVVDDAIVDVENVFRRLRENAGLAQPHPRLQVIARASGEVRNSILYATVLIILVFLPLLGLTGVEGKLFAPIAIATIISMMASFIVSLTAIPVLCSMLLNPKHGHEHKDGFLTRGMKWLLENTLLRFGLSQPLVMLGIVLMIVIAAFSLYPKMNKDFLPKFQEETALVAATAAPGTSLEEMNKISDVIEQQILSVPEVRKVGRRLGRAERGDHVVPVSTAEFDVDFREPETEDGHEGKGRNRKDILADITAKLKTVPGVFAVVSGPLADRIGHMMSGVSAPVAIKVFGPDLDKLRQIGIEIQTIAKTIPGFEDCKLDQTSSIPQLRIEADRDRAKAYGIAPGKLNDQLSALIGGKEVAELREGQRAVNLVTRLPVQWRDSPDKIAELPIEAGEGQRIPLSLVADVREAKGPNVIFRENSQRRFALAIKPTVQDVSNLVVKLRDEVTAKVQMPEGYFITFEGEFQAQQEATQRIAIFTLVILAVIAFLLYGYFRTPFFALQVLCDIPLALVGGLVFTYFKLNNISIATLVGFIAVAGVAARNSIMLISHYLHLMQHEGESFTKKMVIRGTKERLVPVLMTALAAGIGLIPLVLAADQPGKEILHPVAVVIVGGLVTSTLLGLGVTPTVFYTFGRKAAASAIENDAPASH from the coding sequence ATGCTGAACAAAATGATCCATTGGGCGCTCGCCAGCCGGGCGCTCATCATCGGCACCGCGCTCATCCTCATGGTGATGGGCCTCAAAACAGCCACCGAGCTGCCTGTGGAGGTGCTGCCAGACCTCACCAAGCCCACTGTCATCATCTTGACGGAATCTCCCGGCCTCGCGCCGGAGGAAGTCGAAATGCGTGTCACCCAGCCCATCGAAAGCGCCCTCATGGGCGTGGCTGGCCTCACCCGCCTGCGCTCGAACTCCGACGTGGCGCTCTCCCTTGTCTATGCCGAGTTCGGCTGGGACATGGACATCTACAAGGCGCGTATGCTCGTGCAGGAGCGCCTGCAAGGCGTGCGTGAGCAGTTGCCGGAAGGCGTGCAGCCTTTCATGACGCCAGTCGCATCCCTCATGGGCGAGATTTTGCTCGTCGGCGTGCGCTCAACGATCAAGGAAGGCGAGGCTGGCTATCTGCCTCCGCGTGAGGTGCGTTCGCTGGCGGATTGGACGGTGAAGCGCCGCCTGCAAAGCATCTCCGGCATCGCTGAAATCCTCAACATGGGCGGCGGCGTGAAGCGCATTGAGATTCAACCCGATCCCTACAAGATGCAGGCCAACGGCATCAGCTTTGACGAGCTGGAAGAAGCGGCGACTGAAGCCGCGAACACCACCACGGGCGGTTTCATCAACACCGGCCCCACGGAGATCATGGTGCGCAATCTCGCGATGACTGTGGAGCTGGACGACATCGCCCGCACCGTCATCAAGAAGATCAACGACCGCCCCATCTCCATCGGCGACGTGGCCGATGTCGTCTGGGGCATCGAGCCGATGCGCGGCGATGCCACGGTCAGCGTCGCCCCGGAAAAATCCGCCACTTACGGCGTCATCATGTCCATCACCAAAGCGCCCGGCTTTGATACAAGAAAGCTCACCGAGCAGATCAAAACCGCGCTCGATGAACTCAAGCCCACCTTCCCGCAAGGCGTGGAAACCACGCTGCTGTTCCAGCAAAAGGACTTCATCGACAATGCCATCGGCAATCTCACCGAAGCCATCCGCGACGGGGCCATCATGGTCACGATCATTCTGTTTCTGTTCCTGCTGAACTTCCGCACGACCTTCATCACCCTCATGGCGATGCCGCTCTCCTTCGGCATCACGATGCTGGTCTTCAAGTGGCTCGACATCAGCGTGAACAGCATGACCCTCGGCGGCCTCGCCGTCGCCATCGGCATGGTGGTGGATGACGCCATCGTGGATGTGGAAAACGTCTTCCGCCGACTGCGAGAGAACGCTGGTCTGGCACAGCCACATCCGCGCCTGCAAGTCATCGCCCGCGCTTCCGGCGAAGTGCGAAACTCCATCCTCTACGCCACGGTGCTCATCATCTTGGTGTTCCTGCCGCTGCTCGGCCTCACGGGTGTCGAGGGAAAGCTGTTCGCTCCCATCGCCATCGCCACGATCATTTCGATGATGGCCTCTTTCATCGTCTCTCTCACCGCCATCCCCGTGCTGTGCTCCATGCTGCTCAATCCCAAGCACGGCCACGAGCACAAGGACGGCTTCCTCACCCGTGGCATGAAATGGCTGCTGGAAAACACCCTGCTGCGCTTCGGCCTCAGCCAGCCGCTCGTCATGCTCGGCATCGTCCTCATGATCGTCATCGCCGCGTTCTCGCTGTATCCGAAGATGAACAAGGATTTCCTGCCCAAGTTCCAGGAGGAAACCGCCCTCGTCGCCGCCACCGCCGCGCCAGGCACCTCGCTGGAGGAAATGAACAAAATCTCCGATGTCATCGAGCAGCAGATCCTCAGTGTGCCGGAGGTGCGCAAAGTCGGGCGTCGTCTTGGCCGTGCCGAGCGTGGCGACCACGTCGTCCCTGTCTCCACCGCCGAGTTTGACGTGGACTTCCGTGAACCTGAAACCGAGGACGGGCATGAGGGCAAAGGCCGCAATCGCAAAGACATCCTCGCCGACATCACCGCGAAGCTCAAAACCGTGCCCGGCGTCTTCGCCGTCGTCAGCGGCCCGCTTGCCGACCGCATCGGCCACATGATGAGCGGCGTGTCCGCACCCGTTGCCATCAAGGTCTTCGGCCCCGACCTCGACAAGCTACGGCAGATCGGCATCGAGATTCAGACCATCGCCAAAACCATCCCTGGCTTTGAGGATTGCAAACTCGACCAAACCTCATCCATCCCGCAGCTCCGCATCGAGGCTGACCGTGACCGTGCCAAAGCCTATGGCATCGCCCCCGGCAAACTCAACGATCAGCTCTCCGCTCTGATCGGTGGCAAAGAAGTCGCCGAACTGCGCGAAGGCCAGCGAGCCGTGAATCTCGTCACCCGCCTGCCCGTCCAGTGGCGCGATTCGCCGGACAAAATCGCCGAACTGCCGATTGAAGCCGGTGAAGGCCAGCGCATCCCGCTTTCCCTCGTCGCCGATGTGCGCGAGGCCAAAGGCCCGAACGTCATCTTCCGCGAGAACTCGCAGCGCCGCTTCGCCCTCGCCATCAAACCAACCGTGCAGGACGTGTCCAACCTCGTCGTCAAACTGCGGGATGAAGTCACCGCGAAAGTGCAGATGCCTGAAGGTTACTTCATCACCTTCGAGGGCGAGTTCCAGGCGCAGCAGGAGGCCACGCAGCGCATCGCCATCTTCACCCTCGTCATCCTGGCCGTCATCGCCTTCCTGCTCTATGGCTACTTTCGCACGCCGTTCTTCGCCCTCCAGGTGCTCTGCGACATCCCGCTCGCCCTCGTCGGCGGCCTGGTCTTCACCTACTTCAAGCTGAACAACATCAGCATCGCCACGCTCGTCGGCTTCATCGCGGTGGCCGGTGTCGCCGCTCGTAACAGCATCATGCTCATCAGCCACTATCTGCACCTCATGCAGCACGAAGGTGAGAGCTTCACGAAGAAGATGGTCATTCGCGGCACCAAGGAACGTCTCGTCCCCGTGCTCATGACCGCGCTTGCCGCAGGCATCGGCCTCATCCCGCTGGTGCTCGCCGCCGATCAGCCGGGGAAGGAAATCCTCCACCCCGTCGCCGTCGTCATCGTCGGTGGCCTCGTCACCAGCACACTGCTCGGCCTCGGCGTCACGCCCACCGTCTTTTACACCTTCGGCAGAAAAGCCGCCGCCAGTGCCATCGAGAATGATGCACCTGCATCGCACTAG
- a CDS encoding TolC family protein, giving the protein MLRSISLTFSLFLAAVSSAPALTLSLSDIGPRVRAAHPSLKAARMAVEEARGRQLGAGRLSNPTVGLDSRNETYLSPGEVMFSLDQSFPITKRLRLEKQLTAQLVTAAELEVKDAERRLISEAQTLAVQILAIEQQRSLRQQQTELATKLSEFVTGRAKAGELSALDAAQAQVDAQRLIVEARKLEGESRSLLGTLKPMLNLDPDDALSLSGKLPEMNVPGKGANWVLRADYQLAEAKVIASQTDIGLAKANKWQDLSAGIFAGPETQNAPGDDRRTNGVIGFRISLPLPFWNKNEGQVAEKTAAAERVRLEQAALGKQIRSDAENARKDMQMSHDLARETRDKLLPLVIEQTGKLEKAYESGQTDLLTILRAREQRLQLEAAALDAVRDFHLARIRYETAIGKHAPATPAPKPVR; this is encoded by the coding sequence ATGCTTCGTTCCATTTCTCTCACCTTCTCGTTGTTCCTGGCGGCTGTTTCATCTGCTCCGGCCCTCACCCTTTCCCTCTCCGACATCGGGCCGCGTGTCCGTGCGGCTCATCCATCGCTGAAAGCCGCTCGCATGGCCGTGGAGGAAGCTCGCGGTCGCCAGCTCGGCGCGGGGCGTCTTTCCAATCCCACCGTGGGCCTGGATTCGCGCAATGAAACCTACCTTTCGCCAGGTGAGGTCATGTTTTCGCTCGATCAATCGTTCCCCATCACCAAGCGCTTACGGCTGGAGAAGCAGCTCACCGCGCAGCTTGTCACCGCTGCGGAGCTGGAGGTGAAAGATGCCGAGCGGCGTTTGATTTCTGAGGCGCAGACCTTGGCGGTGCAGATTCTCGCCATCGAGCAGCAGAGGAGTTTGCGCCAGCAGCAGACGGAGCTGGCGACGAAGCTATCCGAGTTCGTCACTGGACGTGCCAAGGCAGGTGAACTCTCCGCGCTGGATGCCGCCCAGGCCCAGGTGGACGCCCAGCGCCTCATCGTTGAGGCCCGCAAGCTGGAAGGCGAGAGCCGCAGCCTGCTGGGCACGCTCAAGCCCATGCTGAATCTCGATCCTGATGATGCGTTGTCACTCTCCGGCAAGCTCCCTGAAATGAACGTGCCAGGCAAAGGAGCGAACTGGGTGCTGCGGGCCGACTACCAGCTCGCCGAGGCCAAGGTCATCGCCTCGCAGACGGACATCGGCCTCGCCAAAGCCAACAAGTGGCAGGACCTAAGCGCGGGCATCTTCGCCGGGCCTGAGACTCAGAACGCCCCAGGCGATGATCGCAGAACCAATGGCGTGATTGGCTTCCGCATCTCGCTTCCCTTGCCTTTCTGGAACAAGAATGAAGGGCAAGTGGCTGAGAAGACCGCCGCCGCAGAGCGTGTGCGCCTGGAGCAAGCAGCCCTCGGCAAGCAAATCCGCAGCGATGCTGAGAATGCGCGGAAAGACATGCAGATGAGCCATGATCTGGCCCGCGAAACCCGCGATAAGCTGCTACCGCTCGTCATCGAGCAAACAGGCAAGCTGGAGAAAGCCTACGAGAGCGGCCAGACCGACCTGCTCACCATCCTCCGCGCCCGCGAGCAACGCCTGCAACTGGAAGCCGCTGCGCTGGATGCCGTGCGGGACTTTCACCTTGCCCGCATCCGCTACGAGACCGCCATCGGCAAGCACGCCCCGGCCACACCTGCACCCAAACCCGTCCGCTAA